In Taeniopygia guttata chromosome Z, bTaeGut7.mat, whole genome shotgun sequence, one genomic interval encodes:
- the LOC121468176 gene encoding uncharacterized protein translates to MRPKRCRQSGQAACTAAHCRMQAKQKVCRQVSTCAALSTSPRQMGHGPAAAASRCPPLVAAGAAEPLSGRASAAPRAMGCPETGPLPALPCAGSRAAEKAPSVGREGRRGPLDGSPCRKRRLYWKVTEPPSAALDTCFPLRSPRLPPFREESPFRAAPPRLWASGYLREAARDKWLGALSGPVRLGVLSAAVGLGALSAAVGLGALSAAVGLGALSTTVGLGALSAPVGLGALSAPVGLGALSAAVGLGALSAAVGLGALSTTVGLGALSAAVGLGALSAPVGLGALSAAVGLGALSAPVGLGALSAAVGLGALSAAVGLGSPQCRCGAGSPQCPCGAGSPQCPCGAGSPQCCLGRCQGRAGSC, encoded by the coding sequence ATGCGGCCGAAGCGCTGCCGGCAGAGCGGGCAGGCGGCGTGCACGGCGGCCCACTGCCGGATGCAGGCGAAGCAGAAGGTGTGCAGGCAGGTGTCCACGTGCGCCGCGTTGTCCACGTCGCCCAGGCAGATGGGGcacggcccggccgccgccgcctcccgctgCCCCCCGCTCGTGGCGGCCGGCGCGGCGGAGCCGCTGTCGGGCAGAGCCTCGGCGGCTCCGCGCGCCATGGGCTGCCCAGAGACGGGCCCGCTGCCGGCGCTGCCCTGCGCCGGGAGCCGGGCAGCAGAGAAGGCCCCGAGcgtgggcagggaggggagacGGGGGCCTCTTGACGGGTCTCCTTGCAGGAAAAGGAGACTTTACTGGAAAGTGACCGAGCCGCCCTCAGCTGCCTTGGACACCTGCTTCCCCCTCCGTTCCCCCAGGCTGCCCCCATTCCGGGAGGAATCTCCCTTCCGCGCTGCTCCTCCCCGCCTGTGGGCCTCAGGGTACCTGCGGGAGGCGGCCCGGGACAAGTGGCTGGGAGCCCTCAGTGGTCCTGTGAGGCTGGGAGTCCTCAGTGccgctgtggggctgggagccctcagtgccgccgtggggctgggagccctcagtgccgctgtggggctgggagccctcagtaccactgtggggctgggagccctcagtgcccctgtggggctgggagccctcagtgcccctgtggggctgggagccctcagtgccgctgtggggctgggagcgcTCAGTGccgctgtggggctgggagccctcagtaccactgtggggctgggagccctcagtgccgctgtggggctgggagcgcTCAGTgcccctgtggggctgggagccctcagtgccgctgtggggctgggagcgcTCAGTgcccctgtggggctgggagcgcTCAGTGccgctgtggggctgggagcgcTCAGTGccgctgtggggctggggagccctCAGTGccgctgtggggctgggagccctcagtgcccctgtggggctgggagccctcagtgcccctgtggggctgggagccctcAGTGCTGCTTGGGgcgctgccagggcagggctgggtccTGCTGA